The DNA segment CATGGTGCGTATACTTGCAAACGATTCCGTCACTGCCAAACTACTGCACGGTGGCAAATTTGCATGACAGCAACCGGGCAAGCGAGAGATCCAGCAGTGAGATTTCTCGGTGGAGAACGATCTTCGGTGATCGACCAACAAGGTCCAAAAGCCTCAAAGTTCCaaagccgccccccccccccccccccccccccccgcccgaGAAAGGCGAAATATCTCTTTCTTGCTAATTACCCGAAAGCTACACGATCTAAACTAAATTAAGCCCAAGGAAAAGCGAAATTAGGAGCACTTGTTACCCCCAAAGTTAGTTATACTTCTTTTCGTCTAGAAATCACGAATATCTCCATCTCTGCCACACCAAATATCTTCCAGTACATTaggcctgttcactttaatgtcattttcaatcttaccaaattttggtaaagttacccaaaaaaatggctatatttaatttgctatcatattttagtaattatataagaaatcctgctaaaatttggtaaggtttttttttttatcaaagtgaacatgcccatCTTTTCGCAGCCATGTCACCTGCCAACGTAATAGTATCATCGATCACACACACCGACAAAATCTCCAAAAGTTAGCCCGGCGTGTTAAGCTTGTCAGTTCTCACACTTGATAATAATAGCACGTGCACGCGGAGCACGTGCTCAGTCCACAATATAATTCAAGCCGCAATTGCAACGGcaacgaaaaaagaaaaagaaaaaaaaacgagaaatAATTAATCAAGCAAAACgagtagctaagctagctcgTCCATGCCGCGGATTAAAGGCGAAAGCTTAGCCATCTATGCGTGTTGACGAACAGCGAAAGCGCACAGAAGAGTGATCAGAGAGGAGCTGCAGCCTACACACATTTATTATATAAAACTGTTGCTAATTCCAACTTGCAAAGCAAACAGGAGAAAGCTAAGCCATCGCACTGAAATTCTGCAACTTATGTGAACGCACGCAGGATTGGCTCGTGCAGCAACTctgaattttttctttttcccagcGTGATTCACAACGGAAACAGCCAAGAAATTAAAGGTCCCCTTTTGGTTAGCTTTGCGTTAATTTTGTTTAATTAATGGTGGAAGCAGCCATCATCAGCTACTAACTATAAGCACACACTCACACACAGTAATTAACAGGGATATTGGGATCACAAGGCTCCAATCTCTAACCTGGGAGGGTTGCCCTTTATTACCTAATTGGAATTGGAGTACTTTCTCCATATATTTTCTCCTACTTTTTGCAAGCTTTTCATCACATAGGCCACCACCCTCTTTAGCTTGCTTCCACTCTCAACATTTGATCCTATGGTGGTTGCTCCACATGCCAATTaattctcttattttttttctcatactGTTTCTATCATGCTTTCATTTGGGCTGTACCAAAAAAGCTTGATCTTGACATGAACAAAGCTGCACATTTGCATGGTCAGTTCTTGGCTATAAATACACCCCTGGGGCTTCAGCTCAAAGCCCATGCCACTGCAACCTAGACCTCtctactagctagcttagctactaATCATCTCTGAATTAATCTGCTTACTACTCATGCCAAGCCTGAATCACTACAGATACTTAGCTGCTGTTCTTGACAGAtccatctcttcttcctcctcttcttcttcttccttgccTTCAACCTCAAAGATGAAAATTGGCAAGGCTCCGGAGCTTCtgaagaaggcggcgacgaTCGTGAGGAGCAAGGCCAGCACCGTCAGGGCCAGGCTCCTCAtcgtcgcctccctccgccgcagGATGGCCATGATCGGCGCCATGTCGCACCGGATCCATGCTCTGAtggtggagaaggagaaggccagGGTGGACTACTAcatcaagaacaagaacaagaacaagaaccaaCATGCGCTGCGAAAGGTTGTAGTCCATGATGAGATGGTGATCACCGACCATGATCGCCATCTCTCTGAACTGGCAATGTTCGATCAAGAGGATCATCATGGCTACAGTACTGATCACTGGACTCACTCGCTCTTCAACGATGATGACGCATGTTACAGTGATGATCAAGATGAttgtggtgatgatgatgatgatgatgtccaTGGTGTTCTATTCGGTGCATTTGACGATGGCGATGATGAGCCATCGGTCATCGATGTAATCAGGAGCAACCGGGAGGACGAAGGGCTGGAGTTCAACATAGACGATGAGATCGATCAGGCTGCAGATATGTTCATCAGGAGGATTCGCAACCGGATGAACCGGAGTGTTTAGAGTGTGTATGATGTGTGTGGAAGAGTATTACTGACAAACAAAGTGACAATAGATAGTTAACCAGAGTGATGAAAGGACATGGAACTTATTGTAGTATTTGGAAATGTAGCTCGGCTCGATTAATTATATTTGTGGTCAGTTCACCATTGCTTCATTGCCGGCTCACGTTGAAGagaaggctttttttttttttttgagagaggaagagatgacTAATTACGTGAACTGCAAAGTtctattgtactccctccgtttaatattataaaactttttagcactgtccacattcatatagatgttaatgaatctatacacatatatgtctagatttattaatatacttataatatgaaacgggggaAGTAGTGAATAAACGGATAGTAATCACATCTCTACGTCGTTTCAACCGTCTTGATCAACTGCTTCAGGGATCAAAGTTAATACTTTCAATTACATTACTCAGCTTATTTATTATTTCAAgttattttcaataaaaaaattaaattaaatatttatatcatttagtaaaataaaatatcatagAAATCTAACCGCGCAAATACATGGGTGTTATCCTGCTAgttaaaataaaacaacaagTTGCGAGGTGAGCGTAACTCAACTGGTTAGTTTTGTAATAGAACCAGCTAGCCCACTCGGGTTTAAATCTTAGATTTGACATGGGCTCAATTTtataactaattattctttAATTTGATATATAAACGCCGTACCTGTCAACAATGAGGTGCTCatgatgacttcgtcaatctcaagatataccgACCCAGTCTGCTCCACCGCCATACAGTGCGGTCGGTCTCGTCGAGCTCGCGACAAGTGTCTTAATTAGCGCTCGTGATGCctttgtcaatctcaagatataccgACCCAGTTTGCTCCGTTGCCATGCGATGCAGTTAGATGTTCGGATTGTGGTCGATCAGTCTCCTTGAGCGAGACGCTTATGGTGACTTCGTTAATATCAAAATATACCGACCCAGTCTGCTCCGCCATCATACGATGTGGTCAGTCTCGTCAAGCTCGCAACAAGTGTCTTAATTAGCTATGCCTGTATGGTACGTATACTTGCATACGATTCCGTCACTGCGATCTCCACATTGGCAGGCAATTTGCATGACAGCAACCGGgcgagcgatcgatcgagcagttagactttttttttttcggtggAGAAATCTCCAGTGATCGTCCAAAAGTCCCAAAGTTTCCAAAGCCCTCATAGAAAGGCGAGATATCTCTTTCTTGCTAATTACCCGAAAGTTACacaattaaaataagcaaattAATCCCAGAGAAAGACGAAGTTAGGAGCACTCGTTATATACCCCAATTCCCCCAAAAGT comes from the Oryza glaberrima chromosome 9, OglaRS2, whole genome shotgun sequence genome and includes:
- the LOC127785234 gene encoding uncharacterized protein LOC127785234 is translated as MPSLNHYRYLAAVLDRSISSSSSSSSSLPSTSKMKIGKAPELLKKAATIVRSKASTVRARLLIVASLRRRMAMIGAMSHRIHALMVEKEKARVDYYIKNKNKNKNQHALRKVVVHDEMVITDHDRHLSELAMFDQEDHHGYSTDHWTHSLFNDDDACYSDDQDDCGDDDDDDVHGVLFGAFDDGDDEPSVIDVIRSNREDEGLEFNIDDEIDQAADMFIRRIRNRMNRSV